The following coding sequences lie in one Candidatus Planktophila sulfonica genomic window:
- a CDS encoding nuclease-related domain-containing DEAD/DEAH box helicase: MARMIPNYCITTSPGEKQLYKLLRDDPLTKDWVVLHSLHIANHVSKAKGEADFVLLIPKYGIAILEVKSHKTVSVSSGSWYLGSDKTAHESPFVQSERAMFSIRERLHERVSFSKNVTFLNFCWFTEVPFPRESTFEWQGWQVLNSQDLETPIDSILSSFNSGIEHLKNKINSQIGHNPSFNEVQISAVIDCLRPDFEYAMSEKQVRSQRRAELIKFVEDQYQALDLISSIPRVIFKGPAGTGKSLLAIEVARRASLEGKKVMLLCFNTLLAAYLRSQYQNPNLEISTIDSFAYRIASLVNKEPLLKNPIEALKSIDFDSLSVPLESKVDLLVIDEAQDTLNSNYFSLLNSLLDNGLSSGSWIAFGDFDSQQIYNSEDGLKVVMERFGDVPVATLSKNCRNVIQIGHFAEGILSSMPKWNSFLRTSDNPNPRLVTIPPDTDMVPMLDDVISELRSEHFSWDEIIILSPLEIPNPADLFRDSKYSDKFSAIDSKRSGQIGFSTIGRFKGLESSCVIALDLEQLKNWSTKNELLYILFTRATDRLAIMANNEARVMLVKTVGSSG; this comes from the coding sequence ATGGCCAGAATGATTCCAAATTACTGCATAACTACTTCCCCCGGTGAGAAGCAGCTATATAAGCTTTTGCGTGACGATCCTTTAACAAAAGATTGGGTTGTGCTTCATTCGCTTCATATTGCGAATCATGTGAGTAAGGCAAAGGGTGAAGCAGATTTTGTGCTACTCATTCCAAAATATGGCATCGCTATTCTTGAAGTGAAGAGCCATAAAACTGTAAGCGTGAGTTCTGGAAGCTGGTATCTTGGAAGCGATAAGACGGCACACGAAAGCCCTTTTGTGCAATCAGAAAGAGCGATGTTTTCAATACGAGAACGGTTGCATGAGAGGGTATCTTTTTCAAAAAACGTAACATTTTTGAACTTTTGCTGGTTTACTGAAGTTCCTTTTCCCAGAGAAAGTACTTTCGAATGGCAGGGCTGGCAAGTACTCAATAGCCAAGATTTGGAAACCCCGATTGATTCCATCTTAAGTTCATTCAACTCAGGAATTGAGCATCTCAAGAATAAAATAAATTCCCAAATCGGTCATAACCCGAGTTTTAATGAAGTTCAAATTTCAGCCGTGATTGATTGCCTTCGACCAGATTTTGAATATGCCATGAGTGAAAAGCAAGTTAGGTCACAGCGGAGAGCAGAGTTGATAAAGTTTGTAGAGGATCAATATCAAGCATTGGATTTAATTTCTTCCATACCTCGGGTTATTTTCAAAGGTCCGGCAGGAACAGGAAAATCACTCTTAGCGATAGAGGTGGCTAGAAGGGCTTCTCTTGAAGGCAAGAAGGTAATGCTTCTCTGCTTCAACACATTACTAGCTGCATATTTAAGATCTCAGTATCAGAATCCAAATTTAGAGATATCAACCATTGATTCATTCGCCTACAGAATTGCTTCACTTGTAAACAAAGAGCCACTCCTAAAAAATCCAATAGAAGCTTTAAAGTCAATAGATTTTGATTCTCTTTCAGTACCGTTGGAGTCAAAAGTTGATCTACTAGTTATTGATGAGGCACAAGATACGTTGAATTCTAACTATTTCTCTCTCTTGAATTCATTGCTAGACAATGGTCTGAGTTCTGGCAGTTGGATTGCCTTTGGCGATTTTGATTCTCAACAAATTTATAACTCTGAAGATGGATTGAAAGTTGTTATGGAAAGATTTGGGGACGTTCCTGTTGCTACCCTTAGCAAGAATTGTCGTAACGTAATCCAGATAGGGCACTTTGCTGAAGGCATATTATCTTCTATGCCTAAGTGGAATTCGTTTCTGCGCACAAGTGATAATCCAAACCCAAGGCTCGTAACAATCCCTCCCGATACAGATATGGTTCCCATGCTTGATGATGTTATTAGTGAACTACGCAGTGAACATTTTTCATGGGACGAGATAATCATTTTATCTCCACTTGAAATTCCAAATCCGGCCGATTTGTTTCGTGATTCAAAGTATTCTGACAAATTTTCTGCAATCGATTCTAAACGGAGTGGGCAGATTGGCTTTTCTACGATAGGTAGATTTAAGGGTTTGGAATCATCGTGCGTAATTGCACTGGATCTTGAACAATTGAAAAACTGGTCTACAAAAAATGAACTTCTTTACATCCTGTTTACACGGGCTACTGATAGATTGGCAATTATGGCCAATAATGAGGCAAGAGTGATGCTAGTTAAAACGGTAGGTTCATCAGGATGA